One stretch of Equus przewalskii isolate Varuska chromosome 9, EquPr2, whole genome shotgun sequence DNA includes these proteins:
- the TMEM244 gene encoding putative transmembrane protein 244 isoform X1, whose translation MALRITVAPSKVVLQNFLICVILFYAVYYAVLGMGCMTLKVYELDVLAPFDFKTNPSWLNTNYKVLLVSTEVTYFVCGFLFILVVEEWVWDYAISVTILHVAITSTVMLEFPLTSHWWAALGSGLILMICGGQTLAYCLFKDNFIYPDLEEF comes from the exons GTTGTTCTGCAGAACTTTCTTATCTGTGTCATCCTCTTCTATGCTGTGTACTATGCTGTTCTGGGCATGGGCTGCATGACGCTCAA GGTGTATGAGTTGGATGTCCTGGCACCATTTGATTTCAAAACAAATCCCTCATGGCTCAACACAAATTATAAAG TTCTTTTAGTCTCAACAGAGGTCACTTACTTTGTTTGTGGATTCCTTTTCATTCTGGTTGTGGAAGAATGGGTTTGGGATTATGCTATTTCGGTAACTATTCTTCATGTTGCCATCACGTCAACTg tTATGTTGGAATTCCCCTTGACATCACATTGGTGGGCTGCtttag GATCCGGCTTAATTTTGATGATATGTGGAGGCCAGACTTTAGCATACTGTTTATTCAAAGACAACTTTATCTATCCAGATCTGGAAGAGTTTTAA
- the TMEM244 gene encoding putative transmembrane protein 244 isoform X2, whose translation MALRITVAPSKVVLQNFLICVILFYAVYYAVLGMGCMTLKVYELDVLAPFDFKTNPSWLNTNYKVLLVSTEVTYFVCGFLFILVVEEWVWDYAISVTILHVAITSTGSGLILMICGGQTLAYCLFKDNFIYPDLEEF comes from the exons GTTGTTCTGCAGAACTTTCTTATCTGTGTCATCCTCTTCTATGCTGTGTACTATGCTGTTCTGGGCATGGGCTGCATGACGCTCAA GGTGTATGAGTTGGATGTCCTGGCACCATTTGATTTCAAAACAAATCCCTCATGGCTCAACACAAATTATAAAG TTCTTTTAGTCTCAACAGAGGTCACTTACTTTGTTTGTGGATTCCTTTTCATTCTGGTTGTGGAAGAATGGGTTTGGGATTATGCTATTTCGGTAACTATTCTTCATGTTGCCATCACGTCAACTg GATCCGGCTTAATTTTGATGATATGTGGAGGCCAGACTTTAGCATACTGTTTATTCAAAGACAACTTTATCTATCCAGATCTGGAAGAGTTTTAA